A region from the Lolium perenne isolate Kyuss_39 chromosome 4, Kyuss_2.0, whole genome shotgun sequence genome encodes:
- the LOC127332222 gene encoding stomatal closure-related actin-binding protein 1, with amino-acid sequence MTWSATLDYGRKTKNVDIRPGPLRPANIIRNKFPTYKNGSNGIVIKLADGPEVPALKEAVAKETVDLLDRRQRLSVRELAMKFEKGLNTATLLSKEVKWRQVALLERDILLKNLKSVLESLRGRVTGKTKDEIEESISMVEILAVQLSKREAELLEQKTEVTKLAKSLKLASEDAKRIVEEERANAHTEVESAKSAVQRVQDALQEHEKISEKTGKQDLEELKKEVRVARRIKMLHCPSKAMDLENEIKTLRKTFTDKSADCVNLLKELELHKRRKGNDIPVFDLEGLQCLGSILRIVSQNGAAIDISNISVQWFRIHPKESNKEIISGATRLVYAPEPQDVGRYVQAEISLGNETAIAKTAGLVDPDAGLVEYVETLVRKPETEFNVVVLQLNGIDQPKESVHVLNVGRLRMRLCKGKAVVAKEFYSSSMQLCGVRGGGEAASQAMFWRPRSDLSLALAFETARERNTAIMLARRFAIDCNIILAGPGDKTPW; translated from the exons ATGACTTGGTCGGCAACTCTTGATTATGGTCGCAAGACAAAGAATGTGGACATACGGCCAGGGCCATTGCGCCCAGCAAATATCATCAGAAATAAATTTCCTACCTACAAGAATGGTTCAAACGGTATAGTGATCAAGCTGGCCGATGGCCCAGAAGTGCCAGCTCTTAAGGAGGCTGTTGCCAAGGAGACTGTAGATCTGCTTGATCGTCGTCAGCGCCTCTCAGTCCGTGAGCTTGCAATGAAGTTTGAGAAGGGACTCAACACTGCCACTTTGTTGTCTAAAGAG GTTAAATGGAGACAAGTGGCTTTGTTGGAGCGAGATATTCTCCTGAAGAATCTAAAGAGTGTACTGGAGTCACTGAGAGGTCGAGTTACAGGCAAAACTAAGGACGAAATCGAGGAGTCTATTTCTATG GTAGAGATTCTTGCAGTTCAGCTTTCCAAAAGAGAAGCCGAGTTACTTGAACAAAAAACAGAGGTCACAAAATTAGCAAAATCATTAAAGCTG gcttctgAAGATGCCAAGAGAATTGTTGAAGAAGAAAGAGCTAATGCCCATACAGAGGTAGAGAGTGCTAAGTCTGCAGTGCAAAGAGTTCAAGATGCACTTCAGGAGCATGAAAAGATATCGGAAAAAACTGGGAAGCAA GATTTGGAGGAACTAAAAAAAGAAGTTAGAGTGGCCCGGAGAATAAAAATGCTGCATTGCCCTAGCAAG GCAATGGATCTGGAAAATGAAATCAAAACTTTACGTAAGACGTTCACTGATAAGTCCGCGGATTGTGTCAATCTTTTGAAAGAG TTGGAGCTGCATAAAAGACGAAAAGGAAACGACATTCCTGTGTTTGATTTGGAGGGTCTACAATGCTTAGGTTCAATACTACGCATAGTTTCTCAGAATGGTGCTGCCATTGATATTTCAAATATTTCGGTCCAGTGGTTCCGGATACACCCAAAAGAAAGCAACAAAGAGATTATTTCAG GTGCCACAAGATTAGTATACGCTCCAGAGCCACAAGATGTCGGGCGGTACGTGCAAGCTGAAATCAGCTTGGGAAATGAAACTGCAATAGCGAAGACAGCTGGGCTAGTTGACCCTG ATGCTGGATTGGTGGAATACGTAGAGACACTTGTACGAAAACCTGAAACTGAGTTCAAT GTAGTTGTGCTCCAGTTGAATGGAATTGATCAGCCAAAAGAGTCTGTTCACGTTCTCAATGTCGGGAGATTGCGGATGAGACTTTGTAAAGGGAAGGCAGTGGTGGCCAAAGAATTCTATTCTTCGTCAATGCAG TTATGTGGTGTTCGAGGGGGTGGCGAAGCAGCCTCGCAAGCAATGTTTTGGCGGCCTCGAAGTGACCTGAGCTTAGCCCTTGCCTTTGAAACGGCGAGAGAGAGGAACACGGCGATCATGTTGGCGCGGCGGTTCGCCATAGATTGCAAT ATCATCCTTGCGGGTCCAGGCGACAAGACTCCCTGGTGA
- the LOC127332221 gene encoding probable serine/threonine-protein kinase PBL15 — MPRPWRPMLASATRCCTAEDAVVAAGAGNGLARCRPAQSEFSRRLASFRRLSSTTNSPATPKDGKDDEEEVAGELGVGPMQLHSFSVSELRGVTHDFSSGYLLGEGGFGRVHKGFVDAGMRPGLEPQPVAVKQLDIAGFQGHREWLAEVIFLGQFRHQHLVKLLGYCCEDEERLLVYEFMPRGSLENHLFRRISATLPWGTRLKVAIGAAKGLAFLHGAKQPVIYRDFKASNILLDSEFTAKLSDFGLAKMGPEGEDTHVTTRVMGTHGYAAPEYVQTGHLTMKSDVYSFGVVLLELLTGRRAMEHVRGRSAHAEQTIKLVDWTRPYLASSRRLRCIMDVKLAGHYSVKGARAVAHLAVLCTSAQPRDRPSMAAVVEALERLEGFKDMAVSVGIWPSAPVAGRNALSAKFRAEMKGVGVGVGAVSGRRKSASAKLA; from the exons ATGCCGAGGCCGTGGAGACCGATGCTGGCGTCGGCCACCAGGTGCTGCACGGCCGAGgacgccgtggtcgccgccggGGCCGGCAACGGGCTCGCGCGCTGCCGCCCGGCGCAATCCGAGTTCTCGCGCCGCCTCGCCTCCTTCCGGCGTTTGTCTTCTACGACCAACAGCCCGGCCACACCCAAGGACGGCAAGGACGACGAAGAGGAGGTGGCGGGGGAGCTGGGCGTCGGCCCCATGCAGCTGCACTCCTTCAGCGTCAGCGAGCTCCGCGGCGTCACGCACGACTTCTCCAGCGGATACCTCCTCGGCGAGGGCGGCTTCGGCAGGGTCCACAAGGGCTTCGTCGACGCCGGCATGCGCCCCGGACTCGAGCCCCAACCCGTCGCCGTCAAGCAGCTCGACATAGCTGGATTCCAGGGACACAGGGAGTGGCTG GCGGAGGTGATCTTCCTTGGGCAGTTCCGGCACCAGCACCTGGTGAAGCTGCTGGGGTACTGCTGCGAGGACGAGGAGCGCCTCTTGGTCTACGAGTTCATGCCGCGCGGCAGCCTCGAGAACCACCTCTTCCGGAGGATCTCCGCCACGCTGCCGTGGGGCACCAGGCTCAAGGTCGCCATCGGCGCCGCCAAGGGGCTCGCCTTCCTCCACGGCGCCAAGCAGCCAGTCATctacagggacttcaaggcatccAACATCCTCCTCGACTCG GAATTCACGGCGAAGCTTTCGGACTTCGGGCTGGCGAAGATGGGTCCGGAGGGTGAGGACACGCACGTGACCACCCGCGTGATGGGCACCCACGGCTACGCGGCGCCGGAGTACGTGCAGACGGGCCACCTGACGATGAAGAGCGACGTGTACAGCTTCGGCGTGGTGCTCCTGGAGCTCCTCACGGGCCGCCGCGCCATGGAGCACGTCCGGGGCCGGAGCGCGCACGCGGAGCAGACCATCAAGCTCGTCGACTGGACCAGGCCCTACCTCGCCAGCAGCCGACGGCTGCGCTGCATCATGGACGTCAAGCTCGCGGGCCACTACTCCGTCAAGGGCGCGCGCGCGGTGGCGCACCTGGCGGTGCTGTGCACCAGCGCGCAGCCGCGGGATAGGCCCAGCATGGCCGCCGTCGTCGAGGCGCTCGAGCGGCTCGAAGGGTTCAAGGACATGGCCGTCAGCGTCGGGATCTGGCCCTCCGCGCCCGTCGCCGGGAGGAACGCGCTCTCCGCCAAGTTCCGCGCAGAGATGAAGGGCGTCGGCGTCGGCGTAGGCGCCGTCTCGGGGCGGCGGAAGAGCGCCTCCGCCAAGCTGGCCTGA